TTGGAGAGTGCTCATGAACCTAGCTAGCAACTCGTCTCCATCTTCTACAGAGCCATAAACAGATTCCAACAACTCTAGATATACTGCAGGTAAGCTGTTTGGTGATACATGTTTAACAATATCTGCTGCTGGGGGAAGCAGACTGTCTAGTATTTTCCTGGTCCGATGCAAGTCAGAAATAGAAGGATCTGTCAGTAGGAGGTCGACGTTTGCACGCCAAGTGTCAAAGTCTGGTTCGTTAACAGGTCTAGGAACCTTTCCAGAGAAGGACCTGAGGCGGAGTGAGGTATTATATGATGGAGCTGTGTCATTGGTTCGGACAATGTGCTCAACTACTACCTTTTGTACACTGGGAGGATCAATTATATTCATGGAAAGTGCTGGATGAGATGACACAGTGACTGCGGGATGACTAGTTCCATGGTTAGACTTTTCCTTGGCCAGGTTTTGTGAGTTTGTGTATTCAATTTCATGAGATGGTGAGTTTTGCGATGGAAGAGTAGCTACTTGTTCAGGGATCACATTCTGTGGTATGGCTGGGGACAACTGTCCATCTGGTGAGTAGACTGTGCAGCTATCATGTATTTGAAAATCTGCTGCATTTGAGTATTCAAGTCTTTCACCTGAAGACGGTGATGGCCCAACAAGAGAGGGGCCgaatttaattttcagtaattccGCCTGGAGTATTTCCTCAATTGATTTGCCACTTATACTAGCAATGTTTTGCAATTCTTCCAGATACCCCTTAGCAGCACTGTCACTAGCAACATGAGGGTAGACGCAACCTAAAGCACGCACAATAAAAGTGGTACCTGGGGTTGACATACTAACAACTGTTAGAGGCAACAGGGGCATCAATGTTTTCATTGCAGAGCTGCAGGTAAACTCTATGATAGCATGATGATGGAACTCAGAGTTCGGGTCATCAATGAGAAGATTTCGACTAATACTGCCATATCTCAAAAGCCATGACTCTAAGTCTGTGTCTGCCTCTGTTAGTGTCAAACCGCCAACAATAACTGCGTTTGAGATGTTTACATTCTCTTTCTCAATGATATCCATGATGTTAAAGTTCTGTTCAATATGTTATTTCTAGAAAACTCAGCTGCTCTAATCAGCCACTGCTGTTGCAATCGCTCTCCTGGCTGCTGGCTCGCCACTTTTTGTAACACGTGCCACCCTAATATCTTTCAAGTTATTTTGTCAATGGACCAGTAAGTTCAGCAGTCTAGGTTCGTCCGAGGAGAGAGATGTGCGACAGCAGTGAACCACTCAGACACGGGGGTTGAGGTACGAATAAGAAAGATTATATTTTAACAGtgaattaacaacaacaacaaaaaaaaaaaaaacggttttgtTTCCTCACTCAGTATACAATAACCTCAGTTAGTTGCATTCAATAATAAGGATTTGTACCACGTTCTTTTTTTCCCTTACAGACTTATAGCAATATAACTCATGAAAGTAAATGGACGTTTCCCTTCTGTTTTTCTACCTCGTTGATATCGAATTCAACAGGTTAAATTTTAAAGCAGTTTATCATTAATTTATAAtcaaccttttcttttttttttactgttctgttCCTAAATTTAAATCTTAGTTTAATTGTTCAGCGATTATTTACCCATAAACCTCAAGAAAGTTTCTGAAAGATATTAAAACACCCAATAAACAAAATTTCATTCAGTCTGAACACCTCAAAATTTAACAAGAGTCCACTGCTTGCAACAAACAAATCAGAATCATTctttgagaaggaaaaaacaaaaaaaacaggcgGTTCATAAATTTAGTCCAAGAATCCAGGAAGTAATGAAATCCAATGTCTCTAAAGTCTAAAATTCCACTCCTACCATTTGAAGATGAACAAGTTCAACTTCGGTGCTCTTTCAAAACAGGAATGTTCTCAACCTTCAGCCAATGGGTGGCTCGCCAGTCCAAACTCCACCGTTACACGCACAGGAGAGAGTTGAGACAGTTCACGATCCAGGAAAAGGTTCACACTTCACTTGATCCGTATCCAGAACAGGCCACATGCAGTAGATGAGCATCAACAGAACATCACATGGAACAgcaaggagagagaaaaaaaacaacaaaaaaaaaaaacctggccaaGGAAACTCATTCAAATGTATATGATAAATCCAGAAAACTCCCAATGATCCACGTTAGAAGATATCACCCTCAGACACACCCTGCTTTTCTCTCAGTcgtcatttattttcaattctgaAGCACTAAATCTCTTGGATCAGCGACAGCCATCTGCTCTCCTCTCAAGTTCacggaaaaaaaaaaggatctggAACGCGCACTGCGTTGTAATTTGCCGCGATAGCGGaaaacgtaatgacgtcattcaAAATGCAATTTCATTGGATGAGTTTATAAtccttaatataaatatatattttttttatttataaagatttatgattataaatattttattcaggtcACAGATACATATTTTATCTCATATTTGCTTCATTATTTTCTCTGCTACTAATCACTAGTAACCTGGGTTACAAGAGCATTTGAGAGAAATGGGTATATAACAAgtattagatctttgagttcagctcatgaaaaaagggggcaaaaacaagtgttgtgtttataattttgttaattgtatatttAGATACTTTTTGCTCataaattttgcatctgaaagggaaactcccacaaatgcatatgcaataaggtcaatcacaaaaataactgtccacACTTTTTCATTGCTGAATGTTTCGTTGTCTGTCTTTAGTAAATCACCAAAAGAGGGTTTATACTGGTGCAATCTGATAGTAAATATGGCCCAGGGTTTTCTTCCATGGTCTCAGGCCAATCTGATCAgcacaatattgaaaaaaaattacatgtggTGGTAAAACAATCACAGTGAGCAAAATTCCATGCAAATTTCATGCTAAACTCCTTCTGATTTCAAAATATTCCCCGAGTTTCAGTTTATTATTCATTTCTGCGCTCCACTGCGGTCACCaaacaaaactgacaaaaatatttattgttttcaaaCCGGTTTCTCTACTGTCTGCCATTTttgctgttgtaaaaaaaaaaagtgaaagtgacgtgaccttcaaccaagtatggtgacccatactcagaatttgtgctctgcatttaacccatccaaagtgcacacacacagagcagtgaacacacacacacacacacacacactcggagcagtgggcagccatttatgctgcggcgcccagggagcagttgggggttcagtgctttgctcaagggcacctaagtcatggttttGAAGacggagagagaactgtacatgcactccccccacccacaattcctgacggcccgggactcgaacccacaacctttcaattgggagtccaactctctaaccattaggccacgacttccccacccACAACTTCCCCAGTCGTGTAGTAAGGTAGTAGTGCAGTAAGGAACCTTTGTGCATCTTTCAGTAggttttctaattttttttagctttgccACATTCTTTTTGTGTTTTTCCAAGTGGAGAGCAGTGACCTCTTCCACCGGGTTTGCTAATATAACTTACTACGTTATTGGAGAACACAAATCGAAACACCATGGCATGTGTCGATTTACACATTGATTAGTTCAGTGCTTGTCAAACCTGTCCTGGGACCCCCAaccactgcacattttgtatgtcttccTCACAGGCCATACCCAGTTCAAGCCTTGCAgactctactaatgagctgatgagttgcaTCAGGTGATTTACatgagggagacatacaaaatatgcAGGTTTAGTACTGGATTAGTTTGCTCAAACATGTTGCCAAATAttgtgtaattttaaataaactgtatCTATGCCAAAATATATATCAAGTTATGTTTTTATAGGACtttcaaaattagttttttgaaCAACTACATCATAGCAATAGAGCCTCGAGTCCAAATGTGCTATGGATCCACTCACCCACATCCTTCCTTGACTGCCAGAGATTTACAGAAAATGTCatttggcaaataaataatttatggaCAGTGAGATACACATTCCCAGCATTTTACTGTGTAAGCTTTGTATCTCAAATGAAAAGGGAATATAtagtaatgttaatattaattagcCAGTGTGCAAACTTTGAGTACaaaactagtttacctctatgttggTAGTATGTACTGCAATTATACCAAAAGTGAACTTATATATATACTatcagtttactaattaaatatgttgtacactttgaagtatagtctcagtaaactactagtttagtagttttatactgcaagtatactcataagttttctttaagtgaactttacatcatactttaagtatactactatgtccctatttcggttttaatttgtatatattttgttatatgaatatttgAACATACAAAacttccaaagaaagaacagggtacctgcttgtaaacaacaacaacaataacattttattctagcttcatgcattctttttttaaacactttaatgtgtgtgagttttataaaattttgaacaaaaagctgaaaaaaagacaatgaattggattcagaatgataatcaaaacatagatggagtcaatcaacaccccaaagcttgactgtaattattacctcttcatcggtcgaTATTTTATTCCATAATGTTAGAGTTTTGATACTGTTTCATGTCATATGATCTTGTTAGATAacgtgtttctttttttcttcttcattgtgTTTTTgggaaattctgtgcagaagatgtgtactagcgccctctactgtataataatgaaaacacggtttctaggagtatagctcaagtATATTTACACTTTTTGTGAGTAGAAATTGACTtgcttaaattaattttaagtatatttctgaagAGTACATAAAGcctatttctgagaagtacataaaaagtaaactgaaagcatactttcctatttttaggttaaaagaagtatactaataggacacttgaataaacttattttttcgTTAAGGAGCTAGATGACATGTAGATGCAAATTACTCTTCAATTCTAGTGAATATCCGAACAAAATTAAAATCACATCTAATGTTTCTGGCTTTAGCCTACTTGTTTTAATTATGTGATGTCTAAATCTcaatagaaaaacaaacagttGGTGGTTTTGAGTGATGGAAGTTTGGTTGTTTTGCAGGGGCCCAATGCTTCTCCTCATTCTAAGATGAAGTTATGGAAGTTTGCTGCCATCGGCCTGATTCTCTGTGGTGCTGTGCTTCTCCTGCTCTTCCATAAAACCACTCCCTCTTCCCGAGCCCCAGCCCCAGCCCCTCCTCCCCACCACAGAGCTTCATCCTCATCACTTTCACCTTCATCATCTTCATTTACTCCCAGCAATTCGTCGTCTACTGTTGTGGTAGGTCGGCGGCAACGAAGGATCAGATCAGCTGACAGAGGAAACTCTCTCGTATCAGAATGTAAGGCCTTATGTTCTCTTGTGTTGTGTCTGCAGTTCATTATAGCATAGCCTATCACTGTTTACATCAGACTGCATCATGCAGGCTTCTCAGGCTTAAGTCCAACTCACATAAACAGAATTTCATGTGAATTTTACTCTAAATCTGATGACCAATATTCCTTGCAGTTTAAATTTTAAAGTTTGTACTTTCACACCACTTTGGTAACCAaacaaaactaatatatatattcttaaagaTTCACTGCACTTAAactattgaaaattaaaaaaataaaattaaaataggcTGATTGTCCAACTCCCCTACAGTtcaacagttgagttttacagtttttttaaatccattcagTCGATCTCTGGGTCtcgtggtagcacttttagcttagcttagcatagatcattgaatctgataagaccgttagcatcttgctcaaaaatgaccaaatagtttctttatttttttctatttaaaacttgactcttctgtagttatatCGTGTGCTAAGACCTTAGGAAAATTAAAAGTTcagaaaatagtccccagctagtttgtgtagttgcagccAGCATATTTCAGGCATTGCGTAATTtcactgcgcctgctgcacccatggtatggcagcaaagttccttgattattacgccagaaTGAGAATATAGTTCCTAACCGTATCGAAACTTTTAATCTTCCGTCGGTCTTAGaacatgatgtaactacagaataatcaagttttaaataggaaaaattttgAAACTCTTCTGTCATTTTTGAGGATGATGCTAACGgtttaatcagattcaatgatctatgctaagctaagctaaaagtgctaccatcagacccggagatcggctgaatagattcaaaaactgtaaaacttAACTGTTGAATTCTATGAGGGTTGGaaaatgaacctttttttttttttttttaagtggagtgttcctttaacataATCACATGAGTATAATCGTGTGTTTCACATAAAATATGGTTCTACCAGCatctaaaacataaatataatgtataaactTTAAGGGGCATGTTCATGAATCCTCATTTAATCTTTGAAGATTTAATTAAtagaatgaatttatttattctattgaatttataattcattttaagaTTGTTTAAAACAGAGTTGGCTCGTTGgcttaatttaaatataacattgcATTTTGTTCTGACTCCAAGTACAAACTCATTTCAAAGGAATAACTTTTTAAGCATTACTAGGTAATATTAAATTAATCTGATTATTACATGAAAACGCTATGAATAATAAATGACCATAAAATGCACCCCAAATGCACCCTAAAATTATCATAAACCTAACCCTAATGCTACTGTTTTGGCatgctaaatgctaaaaaaaattatatttttctccATCTCAGTCATGAAGATCTTCCAGAGCTTCACAGAGGGCGAGTTGAAGCAGGTCATCGGGACACTGGTGGAAAGGAAAGCCCGCAGAGACGCCCAGCAGAGCAAAAGGACTAAACGTGCTAAAAAGCGAGCCAAACCCTGCTCGCTGCGGGAGGTGGAGGTGACAGTCACTCAGCTGGGGTTGGGCTACGTCAGTGACGAGACTATAGTCTTCCATTACTGCAGCGGAAAGTGCACTACTAGTCGCAAAAACTATGACCTGACGCTGGCATTCATGAAGCGCTCGCGGCTGCTAACAAAGGAGCAGAAGGACAAGGCTCGCCACAGCCCCTGCTGTCGGCCCACCGCATACGAGGAGGACGTCTCCTTCCTCGATAACGCCAATAAATACCACACAATCCAAGAGTTCTCAGCCAAAGCATGCGGATGCGTCTGACGTCGAGGGTCATAGCATGTTTTAATCTCTGAAAACTACAGACCCTTGATTCCCGAGAAGAAAATCTTCTGGGTTTTTAAAGCACTGAGGCAAGagcaaattgagaaaaaaaaaaaaaaaaatcggttgGCAGATTCTCCTCAGACACTTCTGATCAAGAGAAACTGAAAATACA
The genomic region above belongs to Carassius gibelio isolate Cgi1373 ecotype wild population from Czech Republic chromosome A11, carGib1.2-hapl.c, whole genome shotgun sequence and contains:
- the LOC128022544 gene encoding neurturin-like, with amino-acid sequence MKLWKFAAIGLILCGAVLLLLFHKTTPSSRAPAPAPPPHHRASSSSLSPSSSSFTPSNSSSTVVVGRRQRRIRSADRGNSLVSEFMKIFQSFTEGELKQVIGTLVERKARRDAQQSKRTKRAKKRAKPCSLREVEVTVTQLGLGYVSDETIVFHYCSGKCTTSRKNYDLTLAFMKRSRLLTKEQKDKARHSPCCRPTAYEEDVSFLDNANKYHTIQEFSAKACGCV